CCAAGGACGGACTCAGTGGCGAAAAATCCGACGCTATCTTCGACGACATGGAAAAATTCGCCGGCTACGGCTTCAACAAGTCGCACGCCGCCGCCTACGCACTGGTCTCTTACCAGACCGCGTGGCTGAAAGCGCACTATCCGGCCGAATTCATGGCCGCGACCATTTCGTCGGACATGGACAACACCGACAAGGCGGTGACGTTCCTGGACGAATCGCGCGCCATTGGCCTGAAGATTCTGCCGCCGGATGTGAATGCTTCGGAATTCATGTTCGTCGCCGTAGAATCGCGCGTCATCCGCTACGGCCTGGGCGCAATCAAAGGCGTCGGCCAGGGTGCCTGCGAAGCCATCGCCGACGAATGCAAAAAAAACGGCCTGTACAAGGATCTGGCCGACTTCTGCCGCCGCGTCGATCCCGGCAAGCTCAATCGGCGCGTGATGGAAGCATTGATTCTCTCCGGCGCACTCGACGCGCTAGCGCCCAACCGCGCCAGCCTGATGCTGCAATTGCCGGACGCCATGAAGGCCGCCGACCAGCATCTACGCGACCGGCAATCGGGCCAGAACGACATGTTCGGCGCAACCATGGGCAGCTCCGCGTCCGTCGTGCAGGTCGACCTGCCCACCGCACCGGAATGGCCGCTGGAGCAAAAACTGCACGGCGAACGCGAAACCCTCGGTCACTATCTGTCCGGTCATCCCACCGATCCCTGGCGCGAAGAACTCGCCCAACTCTCCACCTGCCCGTTAGGCGAGATCGCCGACCGCTATCAGCCGCCCCGCCCGCGCAAGAGCGACAACGACGACGGCAACCGCTTCCGCCGCGGCCCCGACACCCCATGGACTGTGGCCGGCATGGTCACCGCCGTGCGCAAGCGCGGCGACAGCGACGCCTTCGTCCGCCTGGAAGACGGCACCGGCATCATCGAAGTGAGCTTCTTCGGCGAACTGTTCCAGCAAGTGGCACCGCTGCTGACCCGCGACGAACTACTGGTGGTCGAAGGCGGCCTGCGCATCGACGAATTCTCCGGTGGCGGCTTCCAAGTACGCGCCCGCAGCGCCATGTCCCTCGCCGACGCCTGCCGACGCTACGCACGCCTGCTACGCGTCAAGGTCAACGGCATCGGCCCCGACTTTGTCCCACAACTGCGGCAAGCCCTTGCCGGGCATCGCGGTGGTGGCGCCAGCGTGATCCTCAACGGCTATCGCAACGCTACGGCGCAAGCCGATTTGGAGTTCGGACAAGAGTGGAAAGTACATGCCATTCCCGAGTTGCTGCACACGCTGCGCGGGATGCCGGGTGTGCTGGGGGCTGGCGTGAGAATCGTGAAGACGGGGAATGGGGAATAACCCATCCGATGACACACATCCAAAACGTCTGATGGGTACGCACCGCTACTCCGGACGGGTGCACCGTATTCTTATTTTTGAAGCTTTGTTACCGGTAAAGAAGATGGTGGCAAAGAAATCTGTTTTCTCTGGACACAGCTCCTGTATGCCTCCCCCAACGTCCCATTCATTGGTGTTGAGGAGGCATTGCTTTTGTGTAGAGCTCATTGTTTTGACTTCAATCCAGCTAACTGGACACTCAGTTGGCTTTGGCTTGGGAGAAAAAGCTTCATTAGGGAGTCTGGCTAGAATGGACTCTTTAGTCTCCCCGATCAAGAAAGCTCCAGCGTTGCCGTTAGTAATTTCAAAGACCTTCATTGGCTGATCGAAAGTATGAAAGAAATAACCAACGGCAATAACGCAAGCTAGTACCAGTACGCCAATAATTTTTAGTGATGCGGATAGCACTTTGTTCATTAGCATGCCTCAATTCAATCTTCCGTCGGCTAGTTATTGGGATAGTGCTGCTGCCAAGCCCCAGGTATGTCGGGCATTGTTCCACCAGCATTTTGAATGATTGAATTTGTTGCAGTATTTGAATTAGGACCATTTTTCGCGTCATAGGGTTGGCCCGAGTCATAAGAGTCCCCCGCCCCTGTTACAGCCCCATCGAACTGCGAGCTTGTCATACCTGGCGGCGGCGGTATGTTCCAGTCAGACACGCCATTGGCGCCACCATCGCCTTGGAAAAACGCATTCCGATCATCAACAGCAGTGGGAGCATTGCTCCCCTGAGGGAAGGGAGTTGTATTGCCTGCCAAACTATATTGGCGATCAATTACACGCTGCCCGTTGCAGTCTAGATACCAAACAAAAACAGCACAGTGAACGTATTGCGTCATCGTCACAACTCCCAACGCGGTCACTCTTCCGTCATTAATCGGCCTGCAAACCACCATAGTTTGCGGATTTCGGCGATCGTGACCGCGTATTTCGGTTGATCGTGACCGGTCAGCGCCAGTCATTGTGCGGTGCACTCGAGTGTAACTGGACCGGTCACGATGAGGTATCGGCGGCTGGCTTGGCGGAGGACTTTCGGCGCATCGATTCGCCCTTCAACACGATGCGATGAGAGCGGTGTACGAGACGGTCGAGGATGGCATCGGCGAGGGTGGGATCGTTGAGCCAGGCGTGCCAGTGTTCGATCGGTAGCTGGCTGGTGATGAGGGTCGATTTGCCGTTGCCGCGATCGTCGATGACCTCCAGCAGATCATGGCGCGCCGCCTGATCGAGCGGTGTCATGCCCCAATCGTCAAGGATTAGCACGTCGATGCGCGCCAACTGAGCAAGCACGCGACCGAAGCTGCCGTCGGCGTGGGCGATGCGTAGCATCTCGGCGAGGCGTGGCACACGCTGATACAGCACCGGGAAGCCTTGGCGGCAGGCATGTTGTCCAAGCGCACACGCCAGCCACGTTTTACCAACCCCGGTCGGACCGGTCAGCAACACACTTTGCCCCTGCCGGATCCAGTCGCCGCCGGACAAGGTGGCGATCAGGCGTTTGTCGATACCGCGGTCGGCGCTGTACTGCACATCTTCCAGGCAGGCCTGGGCGTGTTTGAGCTTGGCCACACGAAGTAATCGTTCCTGCCGTCGACCGTCACGCCAATGGCGTTCGCGATCGACCAGCATGCCGAGCCGATCTTCGAACGGCAGATCGTGACAGGCCGGCAACAGGCGCTGTTCTTCCAGCGCCTGTGCCATGCCGTCGAGCTTGAGGGCACGCAAGTGTTCAAGGGTGGGATGGATCAACAAGGTGGTCTCCTTTTCAGTGAGTGGTGGGTGGATCGCGGTAATAGGTGGGGCCACGCAGGTTGACGTGGTCGGGTGTGACCCAGTCGGTTTGGGCGATGGCGCTGGGCAAGGGGTGTTGATCGAGCTTGTTGTGCAGGATCGACTGCACGGATTTGCGCGTGCGCGAACCGATCGCCCACGCGCGTGCGCAGGCCGCTTCCAGGCGGTCGTCGCCGTACTGGCGCGCGAGCGCCAGCAGCCCCAGGCAACTGCGATAGCCCATCTCCGGATGCGGGCGCTCGGTCAGCAGGTGCTCGACCAACTGACGGGTTGCCGCGCCGATCGTGTCGGCCCAGTGCAGGAAGCGACCGGGTGACCATTCCCGATGCGCACGATGTGCGGCCGGCATGTGGTCGGCGACGGTGGTGTGGCGTCCGCGCGCCGGGGAGCGGACGTGGCTGGCGATGCGCTGGCCGGCATGCAGGATCTCGACGGTGGTGTCGGTGATGCGCGCCTCGACGGTCTTGCGTACCAGGCTATGCGGCACGCTGTAGTAATGGCCATCGACCTCGATGTGGTAATCGATGTTGACCTTGCACGGCTTGAAGCGCGCCGGCTCATAGGGTTGCGCCGGCAAGGGCATCAGGGCGGGACGGTCGATCGTCTCGAACCACGAACGGCGCGAGCCGTCGAGCTTCTTGAACGGCCGTGCATTCAAGTCCGTCAGCAGGTCGGCGATGGCGTGATTGAGAGCGCTGAAGGTAAAAAAGCACGGATGGCGCAAGCGCGCGAGGATCCAGCGCTCGACCACCTGCACGCCGACCTCGACCTTGGCCTTGTCCTGCGGGCGTCGTGGGCGGGCCGGCAGGATCGCCATGCCGTAATGCTCTGCACACACCTGCGTAGCACGGTTGAGCACGGGCTCGTAGCGATCCGGCTGGGTGATCAGCGCGCGCGGATTGTCAGGTACCACCAGCGCCGGCACGCCACCAAAAAATGCCAACGTCTGCGTCAAGCCGCGCAGCCAGTCGATCTGCGTTTCGCCCGGTGTGGCGCAGGCATAGGTGAAACTGGACGCACCCAGCACGGCCACGAAGATGTGCGCTCGCCGCAGCTCGCCGGTGTCGGGGTTGACGACGCCAAGGGTGGGGCCGGCGTAGTCGATAAACAGCTTTTCACCGGCAACGTGCAACTGACGCATCGAGCGGCGCAGCGAGGCCGTGTAGTCGTGGAGGTGCTGGCAAAACTGGGTGTATTGGTACGTGAGACGGCCAGCGTTCGCGTCGCAGTATTCCTGCCACAACAATTGTCGCGTGACGCCTTTGCGGCGCAACTCCCGATGCACCCATGGCAGATCGATGGGTGCCCGCTCGCCACGCACGGCGGGTGGTGACATACACAACTGGGCGGCAATCGCGTTGTCGTCCATGGCGGACAGGCCGGGCCAGTCCAGTCCGGCGGCCGTGGCACGTTTCACGTACTTGCTGACCACGCCCTTGGACAGACCCAAGGCCAAGGCGATGCGTTCGTGCGAGAGGTCGCACTCCAGCTTCAGTCGAAGACATTCTTTGATCTTGCGCATAGCTACTCGCGGGGTCGGCATCGCCACTCCAAAAAGCCGTGGAGGATGCCGTTGCGTTGAAGTTATGCACAACGAGGGGCGCGTTTCGGTAAGCCGTGACCGCTGATTTCGGTGACCGTCGAAAATCGGTCACGATCAACCGAAACGGGCGGTCACGGCTTACCGAAATGACCGGTCACGCCTTACCGAAATGGGCGGTCACGATGGGCCGAAATACGCATAGTTGAAAGCCCAAGGGGATCGATATTGCTCAGCGGACTATTTAAGCCGTAAGCGTAAGTGTTCGGTCCGGCTCTCAAACCAAGCGGATCGCTCTCGATATATCGGCCTGAACCAGAGTCGTAGTCACGGAAACCGTTATGGAACAACCCGGTTTCTTCATCAAAGTACTGCCCACTGAAACGAAAGTAAGTATCCCCCGGCAAAGCCGGGGGCTTTATTGGGTGAGCCCCTCAAAGGGGCGATAACAGCGTGAGCCGCCTGAAGGCGGCGGGCTACACGCCCAGCTTCATCTCGTCGTAACGTTCATCCTCTTGCTCTTGGTTTCGGATGTATGCCCTCACCATCGCTTCGTCCAAGCCCACCGTCGAGACGAAATAGCCTCGTGCCCAAAACGACTCCCCAGTGAAGTTTCGATTCCGTCCTCCGAACTTGCGCGCAATGGTGATGGCACTCTTACCCTTGAGGTAACCCACCACGTTCGACACTGCATACTTCGGCGGAATGCTGATGCACATGTGAATGTGGTCGCTCATCAGGTGGCCTTCCACAATCTGCGATTCCTTGTGCGAAGCCAACTCGTGGAAGACCTCGCCCAAGTGCTTGCGTAACTCTCCAAACACCTGCTTCTTTCTCCGCTTGGGAATGAACACCACGCGGTACTTACAGTCCCAACGGGCATGACTCAAGCTTTGATACTCTTTCATCGTGAACCTCGTCTCTTGGTCGAGATTTCAGGTTCACTACGACCGCCGTATAGGTCAAACCTTGGTGAGTCCCCCGGCAAAGCCGGGGGC
The sequence above is a segment of the Dyella sp. M7H15-1 genome. Coding sequences within it:
- a CDS encoding RHS repeat-associated core domain-containing protein gives rise to the protein MPGDTYFRFSGQYFDEETGLFHNGFRDYDSGSGRYIESDPLGLRAGPNTYAYGLNSPLSNIDPLGLSTMRISAHRDRPFR
- the istB gene encoding IS21-like element helper ATPase IstB, which encodes MLIHPTLEHLRALKLDGMAQALEEQRLLPACHDLPFEDRLGMLVDRERHWRDGRRQERLLRVAKLKHAQACLEDVQYSADRGIDKRLIATLSGGDWIRQGQSVLLTGPTGVGKTWLACALGQHACRQGFPVLYQRVPRLAEMLRIAHADGSFGRVLAQLARIDVLILDDWGMTPLDQAARHDLLEVIDDRGNGKSTLITSQLPIEHWHAWLNDPTLADAILDRLVHRSHRIVLKGESMRRKSSAKPAADTSS
- the tnpA gene encoding IS200/IS605 family transposase, with amino-acid sequence MKEYQSLSHARWDCKYRVVFIPKRRKKQVFGELRKHLGEVFHELASHKESQIVEGHLMSDHIHMCISIPPKYAVSNVVGYLKGKSAITIARKFGGRNRNFTGESFWARGYFVSTVGLDEAMVRAYIRNQEQEDERYDEMKLGV
- the istA gene encoding IS21 family transposase gives rise to the protein MPTPRVAMRKIKECLRLKLECDLSHERIALALGLSKGVVSKYVKRATAAGLDWPGLSAMDDNAIAAQLCMSPPAVRGERAPIDLPWVHRELRRKGVTRQLLWQEYCDANAGRLTYQYTQFCQHLHDYTASLRRSMRQLHVAGEKLFIDYAGPTLGVVNPDTGELRRAHIFVAVLGASSFTYACATPGETQIDWLRGLTQTLAFFGGVPALVVPDNPRALITQPDRYEPVLNRATQVCAEHYGMAILPARPRRPQDKAKVEVGVQVVERWILARLRHPCFFTFSALNHAIADLLTDLNARPFKKLDGSRRSWFETIDRPALMPLPAQPYEPARFKPCKVNIDYHIEVDGHYYSVPHSLVRKTVEARITDTTVEILHAGQRIASHVRSPARGRHTTVADHMPAAHRAHREWSPGRFLHWADTIGAATRQLVEHLLTERPHPEMGYRSCLGLLALARQYGDDRLEAACARAWAIGSRTRKSVQSILHNKLDQHPLPSAIAQTDWVTPDHVNLRGPTYYRDPPTTH